One region of Paucibacter aquatile genomic DNA includes:
- a CDS encoding cupin domain-containing protein: MSTPYFDNASSAWTELGDGIRRKIVGHTPELMSVLVQFDQGAIGSVHAHDAHDQIAFVVSGSFEADVAGIKKILRVGDAFTAPRLTPHGVVALEAGSTLLDQFSPPRQDYL, translated from the coding sequence ATGAGCACACCGTACTTCGACAACGCCAGCAGCGCCTGGACCGAGCTGGGCGATGGCATCCGCCGCAAGATCGTGGGCCACACGCCGGAGCTGATGTCGGTGCTGGTGCAGTTCGACCAGGGCGCCATCGGCAGCGTTCATGCCCATGATGCGCATGACCAGATCGCCTTTGTGGTCAGCGGCTCGTTCGAAGCCGATGTGGCCGGCATCAAGAAGATTCTGCGCGTCGGTGATGCCTTCACCGCGCCGCGCCTGACCCCGCATGGTGTGGTGGCCCTCGAAGCCGGCAGCACCTTGCTCGACCAGTTTTCCCCGCCTCGGCAGGACTACCTCTAA
- the kduI gene encoding 5-dehydro-4-deoxy-D-glucuronate isomerase, producing MDIRQPIHSEHARTLDTEGLRRHFLVQDLFQPDQATLTYSQIDRIIVGGIMPVGQAVRFAPELGKHTGTDFFLQRRELGLINIGGAARVSVDDQVFEIGPREALYVGQGARELAFSSVDPAQPAKLYFNCAPAHTAYPHRKVTLAEASPETLGSPETSNRRTIYKFLVPDVLPTCQLLMGMTQLEPGSLWNTMPCHTHDRRMEVYFYFDMNENAAVFHMMGEPSQTRHLVVRNEQAVISPSWSVHSGVGTQAYTFIWGMVGENQVFKDMDHVPMSALR from the coding sequence ATGGACATCCGCCAACCCATCCACAGCGAACACGCACGAACCCTGGACACCGAGGGCCTGCGCCGCCATTTCCTGGTCCAGGACCTGTTCCAGCCCGACCAAGCGACGCTGACCTACAGCCAGATCGACCGCATCATCGTCGGCGGCATCATGCCGGTCGGCCAGGCCGTGCGCTTCGCGCCCGAGCTGGGCAAGCACACTGGCACCGATTTCTTCCTGCAGCGCCGCGAGCTGGGCCTGATCAATATCGGCGGCGCCGCCCGCGTCAGCGTCGATGACCAGGTCTTCGAGATCGGCCCGCGCGAGGCCTTGTACGTGGGCCAGGGCGCCCGCGAGCTGGCCTTCAGCAGCGTGGACCCGGCGCAACCGGCCAAGCTCTACTTCAATTGCGCGCCGGCCCACACCGCCTACCCGCACCGCAAGGTGACGCTGGCTGAAGCCTCGCCCGAGACCCTGGGCTCGCCCGAGACCAGCAACCGCCGCACCATCTACAAATTCCTGGTGCCCGATGTGCTGCCCACCTGCCAGCTGCTGATGGGCATGACCCAGCTGGAACCCGGCAGCCTGTGGAACACCATGCCCTGCCACACGCACGACCGGCGCATGGAGGTGTACTTCTACTTCGACATGAACGAGAACGCCGCCGTCTTCCACATGATGGGCGAACCCAGCCAGACCCGGCACCTGGTGGTGCGCAACGAGCAGGCGGTGATCAGCCCGAGCTGGAGCGTCCACTCCGGCGTCGGCACCCAGGCCTACACCTTCATCTGGGGCATGGTGGGCGAGAACCAGGTCTTCAAGGACATGGACCATGTGCCCATGAGCGCGCTGCGCTGA
- the kduD gene encoding 2-dehydro-3-deoxy-D-gluconate 5-dehydrogenase KduD, whose translation MILDQFQLQGRVAIVSGCNTGLGQGMAVALAEAGADIVGVNVTDPADTRAQVEATGRRFLDLRANLSDIGCIDGLLNQAKSLTGRVDILVNNAGIIRREDAIKFSEADWDDVIDLNLKSVFFFSQAVARCFIAQGSGGKIINVASMLSYQGGVRVPSYTASKSAVMGITRAMANEWANHGINVNAIAPGYMATNNTAPLRADEGRSAAILERIPAGRWGLPEDLAGPVVFLASKASDYVNGYTVAVDGGWLAR comes from the coding sequence ATGATCCTCGATCAATTTCAACTGCAAGGCCGCGTGGCCATCGTCTCCGGCTGCAACACCGGCCTGGGCCAGGGCATGGCTGTGGCGCTGGCCGAAGCCGGGGCTGACATCGTCGGCGTCAACGTCACCGACCCGGCCGACACGCGCGCCCAGGTCGAAGCCACCGGCCGCCGCTTCCTCGACCTGCGCGCCAACCTCAGCGACATCGGCTGCATCGACGGCCTGCTCAACCAAGCCAAGAGCCTGACCGGCCGCGTCGACATCCTGGTCAACAACGCCGGCATCATCCGCCGCGAAGACGCCATCAAGTTCAGCGAAGCCGACTGGGACGATGTCATCGACCTCAACCTCAAGTCGGTGTTCTTCTTCTCGCAAGCCGTGGCGCGCTGTTTCATCGCCCAGGGCAGCGGCGGCAAGATCATCAATGTCGCCTCCATGCTGTCCTACCAGGGCGGCGTGCGCGTGCCCTCCTACACCGCCTCCAAGAGCGCGGTCATGGGCATCACCCGGGCCATGGCCAATGAATGGGCCAACCACGGCATCAATGTCAACGCCATCGCGCCCGGCTACATGGCCACCAACAACACCGCGCCGCTGCGCGCCGACGAAGGCCGCAGCGCCGCCATCCTGGAGCGCATCCCCGCCGGCCGCTGGGGCCTGCCCGAGGATCTGGCCGGGCCGGTGGTGTTTCTGGCCTCGAAAGCGTCCGATTATGTGAATGGTTATACCGTCGCCGTCGACGGCGGCTGGCTAGCCCGCTGA
- a CDS encoding carbohydrate ABC transporter permease, giving the protein MYENKKLGFLFVLPFLLGVLLFKLFPFVMSLALSFTQYDIINPPEFVGLDNYRELATQDPLFRKSLGVTLLFAMLAVPLRVGFALFIAHVLNFRMRGINFFRSAFYLPSILGGSIAVAVLWRFIFSQHGLVNIALGKFGIEPISWLADEHFSMWTIVLLFTWQFGSAMVIFLAALQNVPIALYEAAECDGASKRQQFFRITVPLITPVIFFNMIMQMVHAFQEFNGPYMITEGGPLSSTYVLALYIYDQSFRFFNLGYGAALSWVLFALVAALSGLSFWSSRYWVFYAGEKESKR; this is encoded by the coding sequence ATGTATGAGAACAAGAAGCTGGGCTTTCTGTTCGTCCTGCCATTTTTGCTGGGCGTGCTGCTGTTCAAGCTGTTTCCCTTCGTGATGAGCCTGGCGCTCAGCTTCACGCAGTACGACATCATCAACCCGCCTGAGTTCGTCGGCCTGGACAACTACCGCGAGCTGGCCACGCAGGACCCACTGTTCCGCAAATCGCTGGGTGTGACCCTGCTGTTCGCCATGCTGGCCGTGCCGCTGCGCGTGGGCTTCGCGCTCTTCATCGCCCATGTGCTGAACTTCCGCATGCGCGGCATCAACTTCTTCCGCTCGGCTTTCTACCTGCCCTCCATCCTGGGCGGCTCGATCGCGGTGGCTGTGCTCTGGCGCTTCATCTTTTCCCAGCATGGCCTGGTCAATATCGCCCTGGGCAAGTTCGGTATCGAGCCGATCTCCTGGCTGGCCGACGAGCATTTTTCGATGTGGACCATCGTGCTGCTCTTCACCTGGCAGTTCGGCTCGGCCATGGTGATCTTTCTGGCAGCGCTGCAGAACGTGCCGATCGCGCTCTACGAGGCGGCCGAATGCGACGGCGCCAGCAAGCGCCAGCAGTTTTTCCGCATCACCGTGCCCCTGATCACGCCGGTGATCTTCTTCAACATGATCATGCAGATGGTGCACGCCTTCCAGGAGTTCAACGGCCCCTACATGATCACCGAGGGCGGGCCGCTGAGCTCCACCTATGTGCTGGCGCTCTACATCTACGACCAGAGCTTCCGCTTCTTCAACCTGGGCTACGGCGCCGCGCTGAGCTGGGTGCTGTTCGCCCTGGTGGCGGCCTTGAGCGGCCTGTCCTTCTGGAGCTCACGCTACTGGGTGTTCTACGCCGGTGAGAAGGAGAGCAAGCGATGA
- a CDS encoding carbohydrate ABC transporter permease yields MSGASELILVRERGRPWLRYLALGAVAIVMLYPLLWLVGASFKSNTEIYTEIGFWPAHFDFGAYAKGWKTSTEYTFATYFLNSFLITIPRIVVTVISCVLVAYAFARFEFWGKKLLFSVMVGTMMLPLIILRLPQYLVFKEVGWLDSYLPLIVPSAFATDTFFVFMLVQFLRGIPRDMEEAAQIDGCNALQLLWHIIVPLLKPAIISVIVFQFIWTMNDFMGPLIYLSTVEKYPVSLALKMSIGATEEVEWASVIAISVLALVPSVTVFFLAQKHFIEGATSSGVKG; encoded by the coding sequence ATGAGCGGTGCCTCCGAACTGATCCTGGTGCGCGAGCGCGGCCGGCCCTGGCTGCGCTATCTGGCCCTGGGCGCCGTGGCCATCGTCATGCTCTACCCGCTGCTCTGGCTGGTGGGCGCTTCGTTCAAGAGCAACACCGAGATCTACACCGAGATCGGCTTCTGGCCGGCCCACTTCGATTTCGGCGCCTACGCCAAGGGTTGGAAGACCAGCACCGAATACACCTTCGCCACCTACTTTCTGAACAGCTTTCTGATCACCATCCCGCGCATCGTCGTGACGGTGATTTCCTGCGTGCTGGTCGCCTACGCCTTCGCCCGCTTTGAGTTCTGGGGCAAGAAGCTGCTGTTCTCGGTGATGGTGGGCACCATGATGCTGCCGCTCATCATCCTGCGCCTGCCGCAGTACCTGGTGTTCAAGGAGGTGGGCTGGCTGGATTCCTACCTGCCCCTGATCGTGCCCTCGGCCTTCGCCACCGACACCTTCTTCGTCTTCATGCTGGTGCAGTTCCTGCGCGGCATCCCGCGCGACATGGAAGAGGCCGCGCAGATCGACGGCTGCAACGCCCTGCAGCTGCTCTGGCACATCATCGTGCCCCTGCTCAAGCCGGCCATCATCTCGGTCATCGTCTTCCAGTTCATCTGGACCATGAACGACTTCATGGGCCCGCTGATCTACCTCTCCACGGTCGAAAAATACCCGGTCTCGCTGGCGCTGAAGATGAGCATCGGCGCCACCGAAGAGGTCGAGTGGGCCAGCGTCATCGCCATCTCCGTGCTGGCCCTGGTGCCCTCGGTGACGGTGTTCTTCCTGGCGCAGAAGCACTTCATCGAAGGCGCGACTTCGAGTGGGGTGAAGGGATGA
- a CDS encoding ABC transporter ATP-binding protein translates to MAHLSLKKIEKVYPNGFKAVHGVDLEVQDGEFMVFVGPSGCAKSTLLRMIAGLETISGGELQIGGRRVNDLAPKQRGIAMVFQNYALYPHMKVYDNLAFGLKLAGTPKAEVDQRVRQAAQLLEMEHLLDRYPKQLSGGQAQRVAVGRAIVKKPEVFLFDEPLSNLDAKLRASMRVRLTELHRTLRESGQPATVIYVTHDQVEAMTMGQRICVLKDGVIQQVDTPTALYDRPANAFVASFIGSPEMNILEAQLQAIGGDAGEDGLAVLLGGQRLPLPPAKAARLRGRAAAIKFGLRPEHISAQARPQGDSLAVPATLRFMEHMGSEVFVHLSIGDQPLTARVPADQLNGLADKRRGDSHLFHLQMACAHLFDADTGANLLL, encoded by the coding sequence GTGGCCCACCTGAGCCTGAAGAAAATCGAGAAGGTCTACCCCAATGGCTTCAAGGCCGTACATGGCGTGGACCTGGAAGTGCAGGACGGCGAGTTCATGGTCTTTGTCGGGCCCTCGGGCTGCGCCAAGTCTACGCTGCTGCGCATGATCGCCGGCCTGGAAACCATCTCGGGCGGCGAGCTGCAGATCGGCGGCCGGCGCGTCAACGATCTGGCGCCCAAGCAGCGCGGCATCGCCATGGTGTTCCAGAACTATGCGCTCTACCCGCATATGAAGGTGTACGACAACCTGGCCTTCGGCCTCAAGCTGGCGGGCACGCCCAAGGCCGAGGTCGACCAGCGCGTGCGCCAGGCCGCCCAGCTGCTGGAGATGGAGCATCTGCTGGACCGCTACCCCAAGCAGCTCTCCGGCGGCCAGGCCCAGCGCGTGGCCGTGGGCCGCGCCATCGTCAAGAAGCCCGAGGTCTTTCTCTTCGACGAGCCGCTCTCCAACCTCGATGCCAAGCTGCGCGCCTCCATGCGCGTGCGCCTGACCGAGCTGCACCGCACCCTGCGCGAATCGGGCCAGCCCGCCACCGTCATCTACGTGACCCATGACCAGGTCGAGGCCATGACCATGGGTCAGCGCATCTGCGTGCTCAAGGACGGCGTGATCCAGCAGGTGGACACACCCACCGCGCTCTACGACCGGCCGGCCAATGCCTTTGTGGCCAGCTTCATCGGCTCGCCCGAGATGAACATCCTCGAGGCCCAGCTGCAAGCCATCGGCGGAGATGCGGGCGAAGACGGCCTGGCCGTGCTGCTCGGCGGCCAGCGCCTGCCGCTGCCGCCGGCCAAGGCCGCACGCCTGCGCGGCCGCGCCGCCGCCATCAAGTTCGGCCTGCGGCCCGAACACATCAGCGCCCAGGCCCGGCCGCAAGGCGACAGCCTGGCCGTGCCGGCCACGCTGCGTTTCATGGAGCACATGGGCAGCGAAGTCTTCGTGCACCTGTCCATCGGTGATCAGCCGCTGACCGCGCGCGTGCCGGCCGACCAGCTCAACGGCCTGGCCGACAAGCGACGCGGCGACAGCCACCTGTTTCATCTGCAGATGGCCTGCGCCCACCTGTTCGACGCCGACACCGGCGCGAACCTGCTGCTGTGA
- a CDS encoding ABC transporter substrate-binding protein — protein sequence MKPALLQRRTVLAAGMAGAASSLLPGCSPTGPDGSASTGAPTVLRFAWWGGASRHEATLKAVAAFEAAHPGVKIKCEYMGFNGYLERLTTQIAGGSEPDLMQINWAWLAMFSKRGNGFADLLQQRQHLALDQFEAEDVQTGMVAGHLNALPVSYSARVLLWNQAAFDRANMALPKTWEELFAAGALMRTRLGPQAYPLDGELYDMMLLSQSYVQQKHGTPYVDPASPRVAMDFAAALDWVRTYRRLVDGHVATPLKLRASLGGADKATEQQQDWVVGNWAGNYTWDSVIGLRAATLDKKQRLVLGDYPTLPGAKNSGMFGRPTVMLAVGRNSKNAALAAELLSYLLTSREAALILGRTRGVPVAKAQVEVLLAAKKLPPLELQAHEQIRQQRAAGQIALPAPLFEHARLHKFMREVFETIAYGKTGDEDAARRLITEGNALLQRIK from the coding sequence GTGAAGCCCGCCCTGCTGCAACGGCGAACGGTGCTGGCCGCCGGCATGGCCGGTGCCGCCAGCAGCCTGCTGCCCGGCTGCTCGCCCACCGGGCCGGACGGCAGCGCCAGCACAGGCGCTCCGACCGTGCTGCGCTTTGCCTGGTGGGGCGGCGCCAGCCGGCATGAGGCCACGCTCAAAGCCGTGGCCGCCTTCGAGGCTGCGCACCCGGGCGTCAAGATCAAGTGCGAGTACATGGGTTTCAATGGGTATCTGGAGCGCCTGACGACCCAGATCGCCGGAGGCTCCGAGCCCGATCTCATGCAGATCAACTGGGCCTGGCTGGCCATGTTCTCCAAGCGCGGCAATGGCTTTGCCGACCTGCTGCAGCAGCGCCAGCACCTGGCCCTGGACCAGTTCGAAGCCGAAGACGTGCAGACCGGCATGGTGGCCGGCCACCTGAACGCCCTGCCGGTCAGCTACAGCGCCCGCGTGCTGCTCTGGAACCAGGCGGCGTTTGATCGCGCCAATATGGCCTTGCCCAAGACCTGGGAAGAGCTCTTCGCCGCCGGCGCCCTGATGCGCACCCGCCTGGGCCCCCAGGCCTACCCGCTGGACGGCGAGCTCTACGACATGATGCTGCTGTCGCAAAGCTATGTGCAGCAAAAGCACGGCACGCCCTACGTCGACCCAGCCTCACCGCGCGTGGCCATGGATTTCGCCGCCGCGCTGGACTGGGTGCGCACCTACCGCCGCCTGGTGGACGGCCATGTCGCCACGCCGCTGAAGCTGCGCGCCAGCCTGGGCGGCGCCGACAAGGCCACCGAGCAGCAGCAGGACTGGGTGGTCGGCAACTGGGCCGGCAACTACACCTGGGATTCCGTGATCGGCCTGCGCGCCGCCACCCTGGACAAGAAGCAGCGCCTGGTGCTGGGCGACTACCCGACCCTGCCTGGCGCCAAGAACAGCGGCATGTTCGGCCGCCCCACCGTGATGCTGGCCGTGGGCCGCAACAGCAAGAATGCCGCGCTGGCCGCCGAGCTGCTCAGTTATCTGCTGACCAGCCGCGAGGCGGCGCTGATCCTCGGCCGCACCCGCGGCGTGCCCGTCGCCAAGGCCCAGGTCGAGGTGCTGCTGGCCGCCAAGAAGCTGCCGCCGCTGGAGCTGCAAGCGCATGAGCAGATCCGCCAGCAGCGCGCGGCCGGCCAGATCGCCCTGCCGGCGCCCTTGTTCGAACATGCCCGCCTGCACAAATTCATGCGCGAGGTGTTCGAGACCATCGCCTACGGCAAGACCGGCGACGAAGACGCCGCGCGCCGCCTGATCACCGAGGGCAATGCCCTGCTGCAGCGCATCAAGTGA
- a CDS encoding oligogalacturonate lyase family protein, which translates to MKRTERQLHFTDCPQLRLSASEGGRVTRLTPTDITCHRNYFYQKCFTNDGQRLIFGAEFGPGTDWNYHLLDLQSQVATQLSDGAGENTFGGFLSPDDRHLYFVRAERQLIRLDLGDLSEEVVYTVPQGWVGYGTWVSNSACTQMVGIEIHADDWFPLSDWQKFHQMYHAQPRCRLFRIDLATGERQVILEKKGWLGHPQYRPFDDHTVAFCHEGPHDLIDARIWFINEDGSGLRCGREHEPGESITHEFWVPDGSSMMFVSYLEGQTDRWICSLDPVTLESRRLSAMPPCSHLMSNGDGSLLVGDGSGTPTDVANTRGHEIQNDPFLHLFDLRAGSTRPIARHNSSWRVHKGNRQVTHPHPSFTPDQRQVLFSSDAEGEPALYLADLE; encoded by the coding sequence ATGAAACGCACCGAACGCCAGCTCCACTTCACCGACTGCCCCCAGCTGCGCCTGAGCGCCAGCGAGGGCGGCCGCGTCACCCGCCTGACGCCGACCGACATCACCTGCCATCGCAACTACTTCTACCAGAAGTGCTTCACGAATGACGGCCAGCGCCTGATCTTCGGCGCCGAGTTCGGCCCGGGCACGGACTGGAACTACCACCTGCTGGACCTGCAAAGCCAGGTCGCCACCCAGCTCAGCGATGGTGCGGGTGAAAACACCTTTGGCGGCTTCCTCAGCCCCGACGACCGCCACCTCTACTTCGTGCGCGCCGAGCGCCAGCTGATCCGCCTGGACCTGGGCGACCTCAGCGAGGAGGTGGTCTACACCGTGCCCCAGGGTTGGGTCGGCTACGGCACCTGGGTGTCCAACAGCGCCTGCACGCAGATGGTGGGCATCGAGATCCATGCCGACGATTGGTTCCCCCTGTCCGACTGGCAGAAGTTCCACCAGATGTACCACGCGCAGCCGCGCTGCCGCCTGTTCCGCATCGACCTGGCCACCGGCGAGCGCCAGGTGATTCTCGAAAAGAAGGGCTGGCTCGGCCACCCGCAGTACCGCCCCTTCGACGACCACACCGTGGCCTTCTGCCACGAGGGCCCGCACGACCTGATTGACGCGCGCATCTGGTTCATCAACGAGGACGGCAGCGGCCTGCGCTGCGGCCGCGAGCACGAACCGGGCGAGAGCATCACGCACGAGTTCTGGGTGCCCGACGGCTCGTCCATGATGTTTGTCTCCTACCTGGAAGGCCAGACGGACCGCTGGATCTGCTCGCTCGACCCGGTGACGCTGGAAAGCCGCCGCCTCAGCGCCATGCCGCCTTGCTCCCACCTGATGAGCAATGGCGACGGCAGCCTGCTGGTGGGCGACGGCAGCGGCACGCCCACCGATGTGGCCAACACACGCGGCCACGAGATCCAGAACGACCCCTTCCTTCACCTTTTCGACCTGCGCGCCGGAAGCACCCGGCCCATCGCCCGGCACAACAGCTCCTGGCGCGTGCACAAGGGCAACCGCCAGGTCACCCACCCGCACCCCTCGTTCACGCCCGACCAGCGCCAGGTGCTGTTCAGCTCGGACGCGGAGGGCGAGCCGGCGCTCTATTTGGCTGATCTGGAGTGA
- a CDS encoding pectinesterase family protein, producing MGRSALALALALLAGSGQANPKLRPQLSEGQARLHTRAALLADWQPAAAPPLGELPAHFSVAADGSGSHRSLQAAIDALPSRNAASVAGAPTRYFIRLAPGRYVENVCIHDKPPLTIYGAGEEPGEVRLVAGRFAAQPREPGSASPCFPASSAARHGTAGSASVAVFSDEVTLRHLSIVNSALDGVRAGQGYPPEVGEGGGAQAVALMTRGDRIELDRVQLWGHQDTFYASRRREGESEGSGLSRVWVHDSLIAGDVDFIFGDARLLLERCTVLSRAGRRTPGEGGIVLAPSTAANEPLGFIVQDSRFLAEPGLAPGSVWLGRAWDQGVAKGEWRAGPSAPNGLAVVRESRIGAHIHARREGVWGPSTARRPHQTEGEAANRLLEHRNQDVP from the coding sequence ATGGGTCGAAGTGCACTTGCACTGGCCCTTGCCCTGCTGGCCGGCAGCGGGCAGGCCAACCCCAAGCTGCGTCCGCAGCTGAGCGAAGGCCAAGCCCGGCTGCACACCCGCGCCGCCCTCCTCGCGGATTGGCAGCCCGCAGCGGCGCCACCACTCGGCGAGCTGCCCGCCCATTTCAGCGTGGCGGCCGACGGCAGCGGCAGCCACCGCAGCCTTCAAGCGGCCATTGATGCCTTGCCCTCGCGCAACGCAGCATCCGTGGCCGGTGCGCCGACGCGTTACTTCATCCGCTTGGCGCCAGGCCGCTACGTCGAGAACGTCTGCATCCACGACAAGCCGCCGCTGACGATCTACGGCGCTGGCGAAGAACCCGGCGAGGTGCGCCTGGTGGCCGGCCGCTTTGCCGCCCAGCCGCGCGAGCCCGGCAGTGCCTCGCCCTGCTTTCCAGCCAGCAGCGCGGCCCGCCACGGCACGGCCGGCAGCGCCAGCGTGGCGGTGTTCAGCGACGAGGTCACGCTGCGCCATCTCAGCATCGTCAACAGCGCCCTGGACGGCGTGCGCGCCGGCCAAGGCTACCCGCCCGAGGTGGGCGAGGGCGGCGGCGCCCAGGCCGTGGCCTTGATGACGCGCGGTGACCGCATCGAGCTGGACCGGGTTCAGCTCTGGGGCCATCAGGACACCTTCTATGCCAGCCGCCGCCGTGAGGGTGAAAGTGAAGGCTCGGGCCTGAGCCGCGTCTGGGTCCATGACAGCCTGATCGCCGGCGATGTCGATTTCATCTTCGGCGATGCCCGCCTGCTGCTGGAGCGCTGCACCGTGCTCAGCCGCGCCGGGCGGCGCACGCCGGGCGAGGGCGGCATCGTGCTGGCGCCGAGCACGGCCGCGAACGAGCCCCTCGGCTTCATCGTGCAGGACAGCCGCTTCCTGGCCGAGCCCGGCCTGGCACCGGGCAGCGTCTGGCTCGGCCGCGCCTGGGACCAGGGTGTGGCCAAGGGCGAGTGGCGCGCCGGCCCCTCGGCACCGAATGGCCTGGCCGTGGTGCGCGAAAGCCGCATCGGCGCCCACATCCACGCACGGCGCGAGGGCGTCTGGGGCCCCTCCACCGCACGCCGGCCGCACCAGACCGAGGGCGAGGCCGCCAACCGCCTGCTCGAACACCGCAACCAGGATGTGCCATGA